From Paenarthrobacter sp. A20:
GACGCTGTGATCGCGGCCCGGGACGTGAAGATCCAAGAACTGACTGACCTTCTGGACGCGGCCACGGACCCCGCAGCCTGAACCCAATTTCATACTCACTCAAGCACCCCTTGCCGGGTGCTTTTTTCATGCCCAGGAGGCAGTATGCCGAACGTCCCCGTGCCCGGCAACGTCACAGAGATCAGCGGAAATCACCTGTCCGGGCGGAACCTTGAGGTTCATTTCACGCTGAACGCTCCACAGGCCAAGTCGGGGAAGATCTTCCCCACTCAGCCGCTCACTGTGGCGCCGGCATCTGACGGATCATTCACGGCCAACCTTGAGTCCACCACAGACATGATGGACGACGCCTGGTACACGGTATCGATCCAGTGGCTGGACTCGGGCGGCAACTACGTGAAGGCCGACTTCCCCGACTGGCAGTTGAACGTACCCACGGGCGGCGGGTCCTTCTCTGACCTGTTCGGCAGGCCCCCGAAGAACACCCTCATGTTTTACGTCTCCCTGACTGCGCCCGTGAACCCGCCCAAGAACTCCGCCTGGCTCAAGGACGACCCCACAAACCCCGAAAACCCCCTGAACACCGGGGAACTCTATCTTAGGAGGCCCCCAATTGGCTGATAACTGGGCATGGGTATACGTCGCCAATCTCCGTGGCGCTACAGGTCCTGCTGGGCCGCAGGGCCCGGGTAGTGGGTACAAGACAACGCTGGCGACGGGAACTGACCTCAACACGCTGACGGCCCAATCGGACACCGGGTTCTACCACCTGTCCGGGGCCAACGCCTACACCAACGTCCCCGCCGAATGGGCGGCTGGCAACATCGGCCAGCTTGTCGAGCAAATCACGGGTGCCTCATCGGGAGAGCAGCGCATCGTCCGATACGCCGATGGCATCTCGTGGCGCCGGGCGATCAAGAATTACTTCTCTACTCCTAAGACCTGGACGCCTTGGGAGTTGGAGAAAGACCGTGTCATGGATGTCACCACGGCGGTGTCCTTGGACGACATGCGGACTGAGGGGAAGTTCCGTTGGGACAACACCACTGTGGCGAATCTGGTTTCGGCCGGGTGGCCACCACAGATCCCGCGGGGACCTATCCGCATGCAGGTCGAAGTCACTACCGGCGGCATCGTCTGGCAGACGATCAAGAGTTATGGCGCCACTGCCACCACTCTCTTCAGGGCCACGAGCGCACTCACGCCGTCGCCGTTCCCCTTCGGCGCATGGAAGGACCTGGGCGAAGTTACCCCGGCCACGAACCCATCCAACGCGGGCCTGGCCAACGCCGTGCGTTTGGATGATTTCAGCTTCCGGCGTGGCGGCAAAAAGAAGACCAACGGCAAGGGTGCTGTCGCACTCCGGTTTGACCATGGCCTGAACAACTTCAACACCGAAGCCCGGCCATTGCTGGAAGCCCGCAGCATGAAGTACCTTCTCGCTCTGAACTCCCGCGGCTGGTCCACCACGGAGAACAACACCGTCACCGCGGCCATGGTCGATGCGTGGGTCGCGGCCGGGTTGTGCAAGATCGGCAACCACGGCGCACACCACAACGACGCCACCACGTATGCAGCTTTGCAGGACGTCATCGTGACAGGCCTCGCGGAACTCAAAGCCCAACTACCATCTGCACAGATTGATGGGTGGTTCGTCCCCGGCGTGGGCGGCACGAACTACATGGGGTTCAACGGCGGCGCCATTCCAGAGGCGTTCTACAACACCGATGCTGGTCGGCTCATCCTTGAGAACCATCCGGTTTCTTCTGGGGCCTTCCCCAACACCGCACAGAGGATCCTTGACGGCCGCATCCGGCAAGGGCAGGGCCACTTCACGATGGACACCGCCACCGTTTCCGCGATTACCGCCCAGATCGATCTCGCGATTACCAACAAGACAGGTCTGCAGCTCATGGCCCACTCCTCGTTGCTGAACACCGCTGGAAACATCACCACGGCGAATCTCACGACGGTCCTGGACTACATCCAGACGAAGGTAACCGCCGGCGATCTTGTATTGCTGGACCCGTACGAGCTCCTGCTTGCGGACTCCCGATGAGGCGCCCGATCAAGTGTCGGCTCCTGAGTCTTTGGTTGAAGATTCAGGAGCCGCGGGCGCTCTCCGTGATCTACTTCTTCGCCTACGTGGCCATCGGGCTGTTGGGAATGTTTGTTGCCACGGACCCGCCCCGTACGGTGCAGTCCAGTCTGGGCAACCCACTGATGGTGTGGTGGGGGGTCTTGCTTCTTGTTGGCGGGGTGCTCGGTTCGGTCTCCGTCCTCCCGGGGATCTGGTGGCTGGAGCGGGCAGCAACGTTCTGCTGCATGACTGCCATCGCCGTCTACGGAAGCGTTCTTGCTTCCCTGCCGGTGACGCAGATGAGCGTCCGTGCCGCCTCTCTCTGCTTCATTGTGTTCTCGATACTCGCCTTCGCTGCCCGTCTAGTGAAAATCCGGCATCACGCCTACGACCCCGAAAAGTAGGCCGCTATGGATTCCACTCAACTGCTAATCACGGTTGTCACCACGATTGGCACATCCGGTGCGTTGCTCGCTCTCGTCAACGGTCTGATCAAGTTCTTCAACGGATCAGCCGGGCGGGAGCGGATCCGCAACACCACTCTCAAGGACCAGCGGAACGAGGCATGGGCCGACGCCGAGAAGGAACGGTCCCGCGCTGACCGTGAACAAGCGAGAGCTGACCGTGAAGCCCGAAATCGGCGCCTTACCGAGGAATACGCATCACAGCTCCGACGTGACTGCACAGAGCACGGCATGACCCAACAAGAACTACGACCGTGGCCGCACCTTGAAAACGACCCGCCCAAAGGAGGCTCGGCATGACAAAGCAGTTGATCACCCCGAACCCAAACATCAAGTGCTATCCGGGCTGGTGCTTGATGTACGTCCGTCAGGCATTCGGGCTCAATGGCCTTTATCCCAGCGCCACCGCGGGGTGGAACGCGGCCAAGTACAAGCACCAGGACCGCAGCTTCCCGGCCGGGGGCTGGGTCCCGGTCTGGTTCCACCTCGCGAAGGAGCCACTGGGCCACGTCGCACTTATGGCCCCAGACGGCTCCGTATTCTCCACCAGCGACCCCAGCAACACCGCGCACCACCACCCGAACCTTGACCACCTCCTGTCCTACTACCGGGCGCTCGGGCCCACGTACTTGGGCTGGTCCGAAGACATCGAAGGCGTGGCCGTCGTCGGCGGATCCAATATCAATCTCTCAAGCTCCACCACAACATCAGAAGGAGACCTGGACATGTCAGGTGCAGAAGTAGTGAAGGGATACGTCCAGGATCTGGCCTACAACGGCTGGAAGGACGATCAGGGCAATTGGCATCCCGGGTTCATGTTGGTCATCGAAGAGAGCCAGCGCCGCCTGGATGGGGTTACAAAGCTTCTACTCCCCGGCGAGGAAGGGGAACGCCTTGCTGGACCCATCCCGCAGATGATCGCAGAACTTCAGGGCGGCCAGAAGGCAATCC
This genomic window contains:
- a CDS encoding polysaccharide deacetylase family protein, translating into MADNWAWVYVANLRGATGPAGPQGPGSGYKTTLATGTDLNTLTAQSDTGFYHLSGANAYTNVPAEWAAGNIGQLVEQITGASSGEQRIVRYADGISWRRAIKNYFSTPKTWTPWELEKDRVMDVTTAVSLDDMRTEGKFRWDNTTVANLVSAGWPPQIPRGPIRMQVEVTTGGIVWQTIKSYGATATTLFRATSALTPSPFPFGAWKDLGEVTPATNPSNAGLANAVRLDDFSFRRGGKKKTNGKGAVALRFDHGLNNFNTEARPLLEARSMKYLLALNSRGWSTTENNTVTAAMVDAWVAAGLCKIGNHGAHHNDATTYAALQDVIVTGLAELKAQLPSAQIDGWFVPGVGGTNYMGFNGGAIPEAFYNTDAGRLILENHPVSSGAFPNTAQRILDGRIRQGQGHFTMDTATVSAITAQIDLAITNKTGLQLMAHSSLLNTAGNITTANLTTVLDYIQTKVTAGDLVLLDPYELLLADSR